A genomic segment from Toxotes jaculatrix isolate fToxJac2 chromosome 6, fToxJac2.pri, whole genome shotgun sequence encodes:
- the LOC121183784 gene encoding prohibitin-2-like: MASNEPNRFVQHLRDLAGRMSSSGGRGAGLGLKLLLGAGALAYGVKEATYTVEGGHRAVIFNRIGGMQMDTVLSEGLHFRIPWFQYPIIYDIRAKPRKISSLTGSKDLQMVNIGVRVLSRPMASNLPAMYQQLGKDYDERVLPSIVNEVLKSVVAKFNASQLITQRAQVSLLVRRELFERAKDFNIILDDVSITELSFSSQYTAAVEAKQVAQQEAQRAQFYVEKAKQDQRQKIIQAEGEAQAAKMLGQAVTKNPGYLKLRRIRAAQNIAKTVASSQNKVYLNADSLVLNLQDQALFDNMSLASKK, encoded by the exons ATGGCGAGCAATGAGCCTAAT CGTTTTGTCCAGCATCTGAGGGATCTGGCAGGCCGGATGTCTTCATCTGGTGGCAGAGGGGCAGGAttaggactgaagctgctgctcgGAGCTGGTGCTCTGGCATATGGCGTTAAAGAAGCCACctacacag tGGAAGGTGGTCACAGAGCCGTCATCTTCAACAGGATTGGAGGGATGCAGATGGACACTGTTCTCTCTGAGGGGCTGCATTTCAG GATCCCTTGGTTCCAGTACCCTATCATCTATGATATCAGAGCGAAGCCCAGGAAGATCTCCTCTTTGACTGGCAGCAAAG atctACAGATGGTGAACATAGGGGTGCGAGTCTTGTCCAGGCCCATGGCGTCCAACCTGCCGGCCATGTACCAGCAGCTGGGGAAGGACTACGATGAGAGAGTCCTGCCCTCCATTGTCAATGAGGTCCTCAAGTCTGTGGTGGCAAAGTTCAACGCCTCTCAGCTCATCACACAGAGAGCACAG GTGTCCCTGCTGGTGCGCAGGGAGCTGTTTGAGAGAGCCAAAGACTTTAACATCATTCTTGACGATGTATCCATCACTGAGCTGAGCTTCAGCAGCCAGTACACCGCTGCTGTGGAGGCCAAGCAAGTTG cccAGCAAGAGGCCCAGAGAGCCCAGTTCTATGTGGAGAAAGCCAAACAGGATCAGAGACAGAAGATTATCCAGGCTGAGGGAGAGGCTCAGGCTGCCAAAATG TTGGGCCAAGCAGTGACTAAGAACCCAGGTTACCTGAAGCTGAGGCGAATTAGAGCAGCACAGAACATCGCTAAGACG GTGGCATCATCTCAGAACAAGGTGTACCTTAATGCTGACAGTCTGGTCCTGAACTTACAAGACCAGGCACTTTTTGACAA